The Xiphophorus couchianus chromosome 22, X_couchianus-1.0, whole genome shotgun sequence genome includes the window CCGTTTCACACTTGTGTTATTATTAGGTGGTGTCAAGTTGAACACGCAGTGCGCATGCGTGGATTCTCTGTGTACGGAAGCGCGTCTGTAGCAGCTGCACTGTGCATGGTGAAACCTCTGCTATGTTCAAACACGTTTTTCTGACCGGACCTCCaggtaaataaaaacaccaagtGTTTCCGTCAGTCATCATGAATCAGAAAGTTATTCTAACTCCACAGCCCGACGGAGTTACTCTAAATAACGCTCCTAATGTTGTTAATTAGCTCGTTTTAGCTGTTCAGTTCTTAGACATACAGTCTGAAtgaatttgaatattattgaaatgtatatttatttcagcaactccatcaataaattacacacagactgatgcatcaCATTCCTGttaattttgattgtttttgatcGTACATTTGAAGTTAGAATACATTATTagattaatagaaaaaaacagttttagtaCAGAAATTTGCGTCAACATAATGAAATGCATGTTTAAAGGTTATTtccaaaaggtacttttaatctgacaaacgagCCTCATTTGAACACAAATTCAAATGTATTGTATGATTATTCGTTAATATTGTGGTCCCTCATTGTAAGTAATTCAATACGTGTTAAAGCTACTATTTTTGGTTGTAAACACACTTTTAAAACGATTTACCTAAATTACCAGTCATGTctagtttcttgttttgtaatAATTAATTAGGTGACTTTTTGAGGCAATGAGCTGCACTGGATTTTGTTTAGGGTTGTCAGAGTAAAAGGGACTGAATACTGTGATGGCCAAACAacacaaaactcagaaaatttgagattaatctcataaatgttttggaaatttttgagtttgaaaagttaaaaaaaatgctggaaTAAACTTAGATCATTTGAGATTAATCATAGAAATtgtctataaaaatgttttctataagagtttttttctagcaaatttctgaCTAGGAAATTAAcactaattagattttttacGGAAATGTACTCCTCCTTTTTTATGTACAGCGACTCTAATAGGCTGTCATGAAATACTAATTCATGCCACACTTTATAAACATGTTACATACAGTTATGGAAAAAATTAAGGGACCACTTAAAATGGTGAGTTTCTCTGATGTTACTTCTTATAGGtctatgtttgagtaaaatgaacattgttcttttattctatgaactactgacaacatgtctctgaaattccaagcaaaaatgtagtatttatttgcagaaaacaagaaatggtcaaaataacaaaaaagttgCAATACTTTAATAccccaaataatgcaaagaaaacaagttcatattcatttagaaacaacaatactaatgttttaactcaggaagagttcagaaatcaatatttgatggAAAAACCATGAGGTTTTTAGTGCACTGGGCTCttagttttgttagttttttccAAAGTATTTTAGCCGTGTTTCACAATTTAGCACTACTGTGTGTGCTGGTACTTAAATTCccaataatatataaaaatatagaaaaattcAAGACCCTATATGGTCACAAACATCTTGTAGAATCATGTTATTACTATGTTTTTATACCAGGTCTATTGTTTTACCCACAGGTGTGGGAAAAACCACTCTGGTCCAAAAAGCCTGTGAAGCTTTAGTGTCATCCGGAGTGGGACTGGAAGGATTTTACACAGAAGAGGTCAGGGAGGGAGGTAGAAGGGTCGGCTTTGATGTCGTCACACTTGCAGGAGAGAGGGGCCACCTGTCCAGAATCAGGTGGAGGTTTTACCCACAGCGCCCTTATCAAGCTGCCCGCCTTTTTCATCCCATCGTTTTGATTCTCCCACGCCTCATTTTGTCTTGCAGAGAAGGAGCCGGCACATCTCACGGCAGACGGGAGTACACTGTAGGACAGTATGTGGTTGATTTGCCTTCATTTGAAAGCCTGGCCCTTCCCCTCTTCAGACATGTAAGACTGCAGCACATGGCCTGTAAACTCATCTTTTAAATGAGACCCTCCTCCTCCCCACTtctaaatcatcaaacctttgATTTCCCTCACAATTGATGGAATAATTTGAAGCTTGCAAGCATGTAAATTCCACAGTGACATTTTTAGTGTTGCTGGTGCCGTCTGGCTGTCACTGACCGTGATTAATCCCGCATGTAAAGTGAGCCTGGAGTGACGCCTACACATGTTAAGAGAAGGTGTCTGTGGCATGGCGTCACACGGTTCACTTTCATCTTCCTTTGTACTCTATGTGCAATCACTGTGGCTCATTGGGACTCCCAAACATTGTCAAAGTCATGTAAACATGCTGTAGGCATAAATTTTTATAGGTAAATTAAGATCTAAAGTTGATTTTAGTGCCGATATACATTACCTTCCACTTTCATATTCATAACCCTTGAacctttgaatattttttgtgctGTAGCcactaattaaaattttttgtttggatttgatACAATAAAATGCTAAGTAAAAGCATAATTTTGATTGGacgaaaaattatgtttttttttttacaaatacaaatctgaaaagtctgGTGGGCATATTTTCTGGGTAAATTTAAGAGTTTCCTGATTAGTAAGTTCATTACactcatttataatttaattaagtATAAATCCATCTGTTTTGTGAAGATATCTGAGGATTTATCTGGAAGATATCTGAATGTTGGAGAACATTCAAGAACAAATTGAAACAAACAGAGCAATCAGGTAAGTGGTAAGTTGTAGAGaaactaaaagttaaaagtggggttgaatacaaatgtttaCCAGGCTTtgcaggtttttattatttgtaatcacaattatgaagttttttttttgtctgccacataaaatttttataaaacttattGAAGTTTCAGGttgtaaaatttgaaaatgttcaaaggaTTTCAACACTTTTGCAAGTGTTGCAAAAGAAGGGTCGGCTTTTGTACTTCAAAATTTCCAGTTGCTTGCTTAGTTAATTCTCAGGGTAAAATAACTGATGCTAACTATGATTAATAATTCACttagaaaattttatttcttgttgtgttcctgctctgtttttaacattttttgtcctAAAGTTTTAAGGGATCCCAGCTGTTGCCTCGTCTATTTTGTGATTTAACTGTAAATCATTTCGGTTGCTACAATTCAGCGTCCAGTatgaaaaatttttaaaacaaaacaagtggaTAATTGACTGCAGAAACATCATAAGTCACCAAATTTATTATGACAAGTATTAAGATCATGTTTTTGCACTCAGTGAATTTTCATTTCCTGGTCTCGTGTCTGCAGACGGGGGCAGCAGACGGGGACAGCAGGAAGGTGTTCATCATCGATGAGATCGGCAAAATGGAGCTTTTTAGTCAGGCCTTCAtcagagtggtgaggcagacttTAGACGGTTCATCTTGCACAATCCTGGGCACCATCCCTGTCCCCAAAGGTAAACCACTCGGTCTGGTGGAGGAGGTCCGGAGCAGGAGGGACGTCAAGGTCTTCACTGTAAGTAAAAATATCACTTCATTGGCTCACtggtttaaaaacataaagaaaaggaGCTATTTGGGTCAGTGTCTGAATTGTTAATTCCCCTAATAGCAACAGGACAGTGTTTACACTGTATCCCCTTAGTGTTAGGAGGGCAGGAGGGTCGACCCCGCATTATCTCTTTCAGTCGCAGTCGGATTAAATCTAAATCATGCGTGACTGATTCAACAACAAAGGGGTGTctcaaatgtcaaaataatttctaacgGGGGACTCAGTTACAGACATTGTCATGCAAAGTATTCACTGTACTGTGGCAGTCATTGTGTTAGACCAAATCAGGTTATGAGACAGTAAAGAGGTTTATAGTGGACATGATAGGAGAACAGTGTCTTATAGCGACAGTTTTACTTCTTCAACTTTGTCTCATTGTTTTgttaaaccacaaactttaatgattttatttcatgtttatgttttttttttgtccaaataaaaatcttatcaatcagattggatggaaaatacattttcaagtcattgcacagattctcagttggatttcgGTCTGGGATTTGACTACACCATTTTTCCTCATGGGTAGGATTTGATCTAATCCGCATCAGTCTGAAGTCTTTTCTGCCCTCTGACAagttttcctccaggattgtCCTGTATTAGGTTTCCTCAAACTCCCACcagctctgaccagcttctgTGTTCCCGCCGAAGAACTGCAtccccgcagcatgatgctttcaccaccatgtttccctGGGAATGgtgaaacaggaaaatgttGAGGCCTCTAACtggttttcctccaggattgttctgtatttagctccatttacTGGTCCCAACTTCTGTGTCCCTGCTGAAGGAAAGCATCCCctcatcatgatgctgccaccaccatgtatTGGTGTactactgagattaaattccACGCAGGTGGATTTTCTTTACTAATTAGCTGTCTTCTGGTACAAATTGTCTgcaattgatttgttttttttggttttcaaattgaagatttttatttgtaagaaatgttCAAAGCGTTCTCTCATTTCCTTCCACGTCGCTGCTTTGTGCTTGTGTGTCAGCTTGATCATCTCTAGGCAGAATGTTGTCTCATTTCCTTGATGGATATTTGTATAGTATGCTTTCTCCCTCTGCTCAGACTAACCGTGTTTGtcatattaattgttttttccaCTCTCGTTTTTCTTGTCTAGGTGTCAAAGGAGAACAGAAACGCTCTTCTGCAGGATATTCTATCAACCCTACAAGAGTGTTTAAAACACAGAAGCC containing:
- the ntpcr gene encoding cancer-related nucleoside-triphosphatase, which gives rise to MFKHVFLTGPPGVGKTTLVQKACEALVSSGVGLEGFYTEEVREGGRRVGFDVVTLAGERGHLSRIREGAGTSHGRREYTVGQYVVDLPSFESLALPLFRHTGAADGDSRKVFIIDEIGKMELFSQAFIRVVRQTLDGSSCTILGTIPVPKGKPLGLVEEVRSRRDVKVFTVSKENRNALLQDILSTLQECLKHRSQNQ